From Candidatus Pedobacter colombiensis, one genomic window encodes:
- a CDS encoding TonB-dependent receptor, translated as MNKLLLPFFMLLLICSTAWSQIRQVTGKVTDKSGKETIPGVSVSIKGTKVTVSTDEKGQFKIPVPTSGNTILVARYIGYKSQEITVGTQSKINFTLEEDIASLNEVVINVGYGTVKKKDLTGTVSSVGADVIAAAPVSSALEAIAGRVPGVNIKTTEGSPDAELTVRIRGGGSITQSNAPLYIVDGFPVPSIADIAPQDIESIDVLKDASSSAIYGSRGANGVVLVTTKGGKVGKTNINYNLFAGTRKLAKKLDVLSPLDYVTWQYERALLDKSPDTYTKYFGNYQDIDLYANVPANDWQDIIFGRTGTTINQNLSISGGSDKTKYSLSYNFVKDKAIMQLSGYERQNVNFKLNHKLYDKLALDFGVRYADTKTKGGGANEQNEKSSSDSRLKYAMIYPPIPVGGLTTTTETDDSFNLYNPLISISDNDQYVQRKAYNLSAALTYEVIDNLKLRSEVGYDGYRNDQDRFYGNTTYYVRNNASAGNQSAPAIIFTNTIRNTIRNTNTLNYSFNKLLKKDHNLNVLIGQEFIKIDEGLLTNTVQGFPTTFTFQNARFLSSQGNAAFVNDFFFPDDKLLSFFGRANYDYKGKYLLSGTFRADGSSKFSPGNQWGYFPSVSGAWRISQEGFMTDTKSWLTDLKLRVSYGSVGNNAILTGQTVQSFQSYATVWVNGYNNYWAPSKIMSNPDLKWETTVTKNIGIDFTLFNNKLTGTIDAYLNRTHDLLIQYPVPGSGYDIQFRNIGKTQNKGLEFSANWNAMKTTNFDLSVNANISFNRNKVISLGSVKNIPGISGWASTEIGVDYLVEEGAALGRIYGYKNDGRYEVSDFSGFDPVKGVWTLKTGVADASPVIGVLRPGSMKLKKLDENDANKKIGDADKSVIGNTNPLHTGGFSINSRIYNFDIAAFFNWSYGNDVYNANKIEYTSTSKYNSRNMISTMATGSRWTNLRADGTISNDPDELTAMNANTTLWSPYMRSFVLSDWAIEDGSFLRLSTVTVGYTLPQTLSSKLKMKKLRVYASGYNLWLLTNYSGFDPEVSTRRNTGLTPGVDYSAYPKSRSFVFGLNVNF; from the coding sequence ATGAATAAATTACTACTTCCATTTTTTATGCTATTGCTTATATGCAGTACTGCATGGTCGCAAATCCGGCAAGTTACCGGTAAGGTAACTGATAAATCCGGAAAGGAAACTATTCCTGGCGTAAGTGTTTCTATCAAAGGAACCAAAGTGACAGTGAGTACGGACGAAAAGGGGCAATTTAAAATACCTGTACCTACTTCTGGAAATACCATTTTAGTAGCAAGGTATATTGGTTACAAATCGCAGGAGATTACAGTTGGCACCCAGTCCAAAATTAACTTCACATTAGAAGAGGATATTGCTTCATTAAATGAAGTGGTGATCAACGTTGGTTATGGGACTGTAAAGAAAAAAGATTTAACAGGTACAGTTTCTTCTGTAGGAGCTGATGTCATTGCTGCTGCGCCGGTTTCTTCTGCTTTAGAAGCAATTGCAGGTCGTGTTCCAGGGGTAAACATTAAAACAACAGAGGGTTCTCCTGATGCTGAGCTGACGGTAAGAATAAGGGGAGGAGGTTCTATTACTCAAAGTAACGCACCGCTTTATATTGTTGATGGATTTCCTGTACCTTCTATTGCTGATATTGCACCGCAAGACATTGAATCTATTGATGTATTGAAGGATGCTTCCTCTTCTGCTATCTACGGATCAAGAGGTGCAAATGGGGTAGTATTAGTCACTACAAAAGGTGGTAAAGTTGGAAAAACAAACATCAATTATAACCTGTTTGCCGGAACAAGAAAACTGGCCAAAAAACTAGATGTATTATCGCCTTTGGATTATGTAACCTGGCAATATGAAAGGGCACTTTTGGATAAATCACCTGATACCTATACAAAATATTTTGGTAATTACCAGGATATAGATCTATATGCCAATGTGCCGGCAAACGACTGGCAGGACATTATTTTTGGCCGTACAGGAACTACCATTAATCAGAATTTAAGCATTAGTGGTGGAAGTGATAAGACGAAATATAGTCTTAGCTATAACTTTGTTAAAGACAAAGCAATTATGCAGCTTTCTGGTTATGAAAGACAAAATGTTAACTTTAAGTTGAATCATAAATTGTATGATAAGCTGGCGCTTGATTTTGGAGTTCGCTATGCGGATACCAAAACTAAAGGAGGGGGAGCTAATGAACAAAATGAAAAATCATCTTCAGACTCACGTTTAAAGTATGCAATGATTTATCCCCCTATTCCTGTAGGTGGTTTAACCACCACTACAGAAACGGATGATTCGTTTAATCTATATAATCCATTGATTTCAATTTCTGACAATGATCAATATGTTCAACGTAAAGCTTATAATTTAAGTGCTGCACTTACTTATGAAGTAATTGATAATTTAAAGTTACGCTCTGAAGTAGGCTATGACGGCTATAGAAATGATCAGGATCGTTTTTATGGTAATACAACCTATTATGTAAGAAATAATGCTTCTGCTGGTAACCAAAGCGCTCCTGCTATAATTTTTACCAATACAATCAGGAATACCATAAGGAACACGAATACATTAAATTATAGTTTTAATAAGTTGTTAAAAAAAGACCATAACTTGAATGTATTAATTGGGCAAGAGTTTATCAAAATTGATGAGGGTCTCTTAACTAATACTGTCCAGGGATTTCCTACGACGTTTACTTTTCAGAATGCAAGGTTTTTGTCTTCACAAGGTAACGCTGCTTTTGTGAATGATTTTTTCTTTCCTGATGATAAGTTGTTGTCGTTTTTTGGAAGGGCTAATTATGATTATAAAGGTAAATATTTATTGAGTGGAACATTTAGGGCTGATGGTTCTTCAAAATTCTCTCCTGGAAATCAATGGGGATATTTTCCATCTGTTTCCGGTGCCTGGAGGATTTCACAAGAAGGCTTTATGACAGATACCAAATCCTGGTTGACTGATCTTAAATTGAGAGTAAGTTATGGTAGCGTTGGTAATAATGCTATCCTGACAGGACAAACGGTTCAATCTTTTCAATCTTATGCTACTGTATGGGTAAATGGTTATAATAATTATTGGGCACCATCTAAGATTATGTCTAACCCAGATCTGAAATGGGAGACCACGGTTACCAAAAATATAGGAATTGATTTTACCTTATTCAATAATAAACTCACAGGTACAATTGATGCGTATTTAAATCGTACCCACGATTTATTGATTCAATACCCTGTTCCCGGTAGCGGATATGATATCCAATTCAGAAATATTGGAAAAACACAAAATAAAGGTTTGGAATTCTCTGCAAACTGGAATGCAATGAAAACAACCAATTTTGATCTGTCTGTAAATGCCAACATTAGTTTTAACAGGAACAAAGTCATTTCGCTTGGATCTGTTAAAAATATCCCCGGTATTTCTGGATGGGCTTCAACGGAAATTGGTGTTGATTATTTAGTGGAAGAAGGCGCTGCATTAGGGCGTATTTATGGTTATAAAAATGATGGTAGGTATGAAGTATCTGACTTTAGTGGCTTTGATCCAGTTAAAGGTGTTTGGACGCTTAAAACTGGGGTAGCCGATGCAAGTCCGGTGATTGGTGTATTACGTCCGGGGTCCATGAAGCTTAAGAAACTTGATGAAAATGATGCGAATAAGAAAATTGGAGATGCCGATAAATCAGTTATTGGTAATACCAATCCATTACACACAGGTGGTTTCTCTATCAATTCAAGAATATACAATTTTGATATTGCAGCATTTTTTAACTGGAGTTATGGTAATGACGTCTATAATGCTAATAAAATAGAGTATACATCTACAAGTAAATACAATTCAAGAAATATGATTTCTACAATGGCAACGGGAAGTCGTTGGACCAATCTACGTGCTGATGGAACCATAAGTAATGATCCTGACGAACTTACTGCTATGAATGCCAATACTACGTTATGGTCCCCATATATGAGAAGTTTTGTGTTGAGTGATTGGGCTATAGAGGATGGGTCTTTCTTAAGGCTGTCGACCGTAACAGTGGGATATACTTTGCCTCAAACACTATCATCTAAACTAAAAATGAAAAAATTAAGAGTATATGCCTCTGGTTATAATTTATGGTTGTTAACAAACTATAGTGGTTTTGACCCTGAAGTTTCTACTAGACGTAACACAGGATTGACTCCGGGAGTTGATTATTCTGCATATCCGAAAAGCAGGTCGTTTGTTTTTGGTTTGAATGTTAATTTTTAG
- a CDS encoding RagB/SusD family nutrient uptake outer membrane protein — translation MKKIINILFILTVLTALSSCKNALDAPTKSSLDESVIFSTPALARGAVTGILQSFGETNSYRGRFLVYYGLNNDAEVYNSLKAINDDKARLSNYNTNDDNGQMNTADNAWAKFYEAIERANLAIRGLKAFGKVESNPELAQILGEILTLRAVLYNDLIKGWGDVPARFEPISAVTIYLPRNDRDVIYKQLLADLDEAAGYLPWPNETAVTSTVEHVNKAFAKGLRARLALAAGGYAQRLDKTVRLSTDPDLSRDKMYAIARKECLDIIASGKLRLLGFEEVFRKLNEEGGAAGLESMWEIPFSDGRGRVIFDLGIRHTTTDKWTLQNKGGTDGPNPIMLYEYDKDDVRRAVTVAPYEWTNGIQVPSALGRLYFGKYRYEWMKRVVTSTNDDGLNWMYMRYADVILMAAEAVNELDGPGAAAPYLKMIRDRAFPNNAAKVTAFMTTATASKSTFFDAIVNERALEFTGEMLRKADLIRWNLLGTKLAEAKVKLEQLEKRQGKYANLPAKIYYKTGADGYTVDIYGLNFGDTDTQGAALTGYTSKTWTMISSGDAATFWDALYVKDPNKQQFWPIWKTFLESSNKMLNNDNLN, via the coding sequence ATGAAAAAAATTATCAATATATTATTCATCCTTACGGTACTCACTGCGCTGAGTAGCTGTAAAAATGCACTGGATGCGCCTACAAAATCATCCCTTGATGAGTCTGTTATTTTTTCTACACCTGCTTTAGCGAGAGGAGCAGTAACCGGTATCCTACAATCATTTGGTGAAACCAATTCTTACCGTGGTAGGTTTTTGGTTTATTACGGATTGAACAATGATGCAGAAGTTTACAATAGCTTAAAGGCTATTAATGACGATAAAGCAAGATTGTCTAATTACAATACCAATGACGACAATGGTCAAATGAATACAGCTGACAATGCCTGGGCAAAGTTTTACGAGGCCATTGAAAGGGCAAATTTAGCGATACGTGGCTTAAAAGCTTTTGGTAAGGTTGAAAGTAATCCGGAATTGGCGCAAATATTGGGTGAAATTTTAACCCTAAGAGCAGTATTGTATAATGATTTGATAAAAGGATGGGGAGATGTTCCTGCTCGTTTTGAACCGATCAGTGCAGTAACTATCTATTTGCCAAGAAATGACAGGGATGTCATTTACAAACAACTTTTAGCTGATTTAGATGAGGCAGCGGGTTACTTACCATGGCCAAATGAAACAGCCGTAACCAGTACCGTTGAACATGTGAATAAAGCTTTTGCAAAAGGTTTAAGGGCTCGTTTGGCTTTAGCAGCTGGTGGTTATGCTCAACGTTTAGATAAAACTGTACGTTTAAGCACAGATCCTGATTTATCCCGTGATAAAATGTATGCCATAGCAAGGAAAGAATGTTTGGATATCATTGCCAGTGGAAAGTTAAGACTACTTGGATTTGAAGAAGTATTTAGAAAACTAAACGAAGAAGGAGGAGCCGCAGGTTTGGAATCGATGTGGGAGATTCCATTTAGTGATGGTAGAGGCCGGGTGATTTTTGATCTGGGCATCAGACATACCACTACTGATAAATGGACATTGCAGAACAAAGGTGGTACAGATGGACCAAACCCAATTATGTTGTATGAATATGACAAAGATGATGTACGTAGGGCAGTTACTGTAGCGCCATATGAATGGACAAATGGTATACAGGTACCTTCTGCATTAGGACGCTTGTATTTTGGTAAATACCGTTACGAATGGATGAAAAGAGTGGTTACTTCAACAAATGATGATGGCTTAAATTGGATGTACATGCGCTATGCAGATGTTATATTAATGGCAGCGGAGGCAGTCAATGAACTGGATGGTCCAGGTGCAGCGGCTCCATATTTAAAAATGATCCGTGACAGGGCTTTCCCTAATAATGCGGCAAAGGTTACTGCGTTTATGACGACTGCAACTGCCTCTAAATCTACTTTTTTTGATGCAATTGTAAATGAAAGAGCCTTAGAATTTACTGGAGAAATGTTAAGAAAGGCAGATTTGATACGTTGGAACTTACTGGGGACAAAATTGGCAGAAGCAAAAGTTAAACTAGAGCAACTGGAGAAAAGACAAGGTAAGTACGCCAATCTTCCAGCTAAAATTTATTATAAAACAGGTGCTGATGGTTACACTGTTGATATTTATGGTTTAAACTTCGGCGATACAGACACTCAGGGTGCAGCACTAACTGGCTATACTTCAAAAACCTGGACTATGATCTCTAGTGGTGATGCTGCTACTTTCTGGGATGCACTTTATGTAAAAGATCCTAATAAACAGCAGTTTTGGCCAATATGGAAAACGTTTCTAGAGAGCTCAAATAAAATGCTAAATAACGATAATTTGAACTAG
- a CDS encoding DUF5123 domain-containing protein, with protein MNIKNIKIGVFFLLAVFSLSSCKDDVMSEISTLNVDRAFSPTGLSTTIVNKTGVKLTWKAVINATSYTVEVSQNADFSGTPFKTISNITFDQVPYTVTDLGGNTQYYVRVKAVGDGITDSKWVTAAVKTEAEQIFQDIAAGKLTSRSVTLNWPAGQNATSLTITPGNIVHAVTAAEIAAGEVVISGLTPKVTYTATLLLNSAVRGTKVFTTPAELPTGADVVYVAATDDLAGMIQAATKSTRFVILEGTKYNSDGGITLPGGIDISIIGEVAATKPIVSINLITLPTTGGKLHFENVDVTGYANGNETTAQRAYLINQSNATTMDEVSFENCNIHHFTNSPLRLQTTSIMTINKVIVNNCIVDDIGANGSSYAFINSNVQYGKINNITITNSTFSSLGYGLIIHSSAPSLSVTIENNTFYNVVGDTRYLIDYNAQTITNGFSFKNNIVGKTLSPLATGRGIRSATVPTVANNYKTSDAIFAGNAIPSIIDYAGPSSSLFVAPDSKNFKIKDDGFAGKSTAGDPRWRL; from the coding sequence ATGAATATCAAAAATATAAAAATAGGTGTTTTCTTCTTGTTAGCTGTTTTTAGTCTTTCAAGTTGTAAAGACGACGTAATGTCCGAAATCTCCACGCTTAATGTAGACAGAGCTTTTTCACCAACAGGTTTAAGCACAACTATAGTAAACAAGACGGGGGTAAAGTTAACCTGGAAAGCAGTAATTAATGCAACTTCTTATACGGTAGAGGTATCTCAAAATGCAGATTTCTCAGGTACACCCTTTAAAACTATTAGTAACATTACCTTTGATCAAGTGCCTTATACAGTTACCGACCTTGGCGGTAATACTCAGTATTATGTAAGAGTCAAAGCGGTTGGTGATGGCATTACTGATTCTAAATGGGTAACAGCAGCAGTTAAGACAGAAGCGGAACAGATTTTTCAGGATATTGCTGCTGGAAAATTAACATCAAGATCTGTAACCTTAAATTGGCCAGCTGGTCAAAATGCTACTAGTTTAACCATTACACCAGGAAATATCGTACACGCCGTTACTGCAGCAGAAATTGCAGCAGGTGAAGTAGTCATATCTGGTTTAACACCGAAAGTAACTTATACAGCAACTTTACTTTTGAACAGTGCAGTAAGGGGGACTAAAGTTTTTACAACTCCTGCTGAACTACCTACCGGAGCTGACGTTGTTTATGTTGCTGCAACAGATGATCTTGCAGGGATGATCCAGGCAGCTACTAAAAGTACAAGATTTGTGATATTGGAAGGTACCAAATACAATTCCGATGGAGGAATAACGCTACCGGGTGGAATAGACATCAGTATTATTGGTGAGGTTGCTGCTACAAAACCTATTGTTTCAATTAATCTGATTACACTTCCAACAACTGGTGGAAAACTGCATTTCGAGAACGTGGATGTAACCGGTTACGCAAATGGTAATGAAACTACCGCTCAACGCGCGTATCTCATCAATCAAAGTAATGCTACAACAATGGATGAGGTTTCTTTTGAAAACTGTAACATTCATCATTTTACGAATTCTCCTCTACGGCTTCAGACTACTAGTATAATGACAATTAACAAGGTTATTGTAAATAATTGTATTGTTGATGATATAGGAGCAAATGGTAGTAGTTATGCATTTATCAATTCTAACGTTCAATATGGCAAAATTAATAACATTACAATAACCAATAGCACTTTCTCTAGTCTTGGATACGGATTGATTATTCATAGTTCTGCACCTTCATTGTCAGTGACTATAGAAAATAATACTTTTTATAATGTTGTTGGTGATACCAGGTATCTTATTGATTATAATGCTCAAACTATTACTAATGGTTTTTCATTTAAAAATAATATTGTTGGAAAAACACTATCTCCTTTAGCAACAGGAAGAGGTATCAGGTCAGCAACAGTTCCAACCGTAGCAAATAATTATAAAACTTCAGATGCCATTTTTGCAGGTAATGCCATTCCGAGCATCATAGATTATGCTGGTCCAAGTTCAAGTCTATTCGTAGCACCGGACAGCAAAAATTTCAAAATAAAAGATGACGGATTTGCAGGTAAATCTACTGCAGGTGATCCGAGATGGAGATTATAA
- a CDS encoding pectate lyase — protein MKKKDIIFSLLFFIIGFGCKKGKSTSKEEEPIVNNPNPVIKTPTPVTETALAFPGAEGYGKNTTGGRGGKVIKVTNLNDSGVGSLRAALAESGARIIVFEVSGNIKLNSKLQIKNGNVTIAGQTAPGDGICIQDYEMNVDADNVIIRYMRFRMGDLTKNEQDALWGRYHQNVIIDHCSMSWSIDECSSFYANKNFTMQWCILSESLNKSFHEKDDHGYGAIWGGTNASFHHNLLANHNSRNARFDGGNRTGTGSSPFGIDKVDYRNNVIYNWGSNSAYGGENGEYNMIANYYKPGPGTTSSKKSRIMEIYMETDLVKFSPGFGKFYIADNYMDGNPTVTQSNWTGVDKGTGLGDANFALAKMSAAFAAEAITLHTAVQAYNAVLLYGGASFKRDPIDVRIMKEVKDGTVTYSGSKTGKLGIIDSQTDVGGWPVLNSTPSLTDTDGDGMPDSWEIENGLDPKTANASGKDLSTGYTNIEVYINSLVKEITTNQVK, from the coding sequence ATGAAGAAAAAGGATATAATATTCTCTTTGCTTTTTTTTATTATTGGTTTTGGCTGTAAAAAAGGAAAATCAACCTCAAAGGAAGAGGAGCCTATTGTAAATAATCCTAACCCGGTAATAAAAACTCCTACACCCGTTACAGAAACTGCTTTAGCTTTCCCAGGGGCTGAAGGTTACGGAAAAAATACAACAGGCGGACGCGGCGGGAAAGTAATTAAAGTTACCAATCTTAACGATTCAGGGGTAGGTAGTTTAAGAGCTGCATTAGCCGAAAGCGGAGCTCGTATTATCGTTTTTGAAGTTTCAGGGAATATTAAATTAAATAGCAAACTTCAAATTAAAAATGGAAATGTCACTATTGCCGGACAAACCGCACCCGGTGATGGGATTTGTATTCAAGACTATGAAATGAATGTAGATGCTGATAATGTGATTATTCGCTACATGAGGTTTAGAATGGGGGATTTGACTAAAAATGAGCAAGATGCACTTTGGGGACGTTACCACCAAAATGTCATCATTGATCATTGCTCAATGAGCTGGTCGATAGACGAATGCTCTTCTTTTTATGCCAATAAGAATTTTACCATGCAATGGTGTATCCTTTCAGAAAGTTTGAACAAATCTTTTCATGAAAAAGACGACCATGGTTATGGGGCAATCTGGGGAGGAACAAATGCTAGTTTTCATCACAATCTCCTGGCAAACCACAATAGTAGAAATGCACGTTTTGATGGCGGAAATCGTACCGGAACTGGTAGTAGTCCTTTTGGAATTGACAAAGTTGATTATCGTAATAATGTAATCTACAATTGGGGAAGTAACAGTGCTTATGGGGGAGAGAATGGCGAATATAACATGATAGCAAATTATTATAAACCCGGTCCGGGCACAACCTCTTCAAAAAAGAGCCGGATCATGGAGATTTATATGGAAACTGACCTGGTTAAATTTAGCCCTGGTTTTGGCAAGTTCTATATTGCAGATAATTACATGGATGGCAACCCAACGGTAACCCAAAGTAATTGGACTGGAGTCGACAAAGGAACCGGATTGGGCGACGCTAATTTCGCACTGGCAAAAATGTCAGCCGCTTTTGCAGCAGAAGCAATCACTTTACATACTGCCGTACAAGCTTATAATGCTGTTTTGTTATATGGTGGTGCCAGCTTTAAGAGAGACCCTATAGATGTTAGGATCATGAAAGAAGTTAAAGACGGTACGGTTACCTATAGTGGTTCAAAAACAGGAAAATTGGGAATTATAGACTCTCAAACCGATGTGGGTGGATGGCCGGTTTTAAATTCTACTCCCTCGCTTACAGATACAGATGGAGATGGTATGCCGGATAGTTGGGAAATTGAAAATGGGTTAGATCCTAAAACGGCGAATGCAAGTGGTAAAGATTTAAGTACAGGTTATACCAATATAGAGGTTTATATCAACAGTCTGGTCAAGGAGATAACCACTAATCAGGTAAAGTAA
- a CDS encoding rhamnogalacturonan acetylesterase — protein sequence MSLFNKLRFAAFFSVILLMSFMTPAKKIKVYLVGDSTMSVKLISKYPETGWGMPFAIFFDESVTVDNRAQNGRSTKSFITEGRWKSVTDSLNAGDYVFIQFGHNDEVKTKKTYTTEDEFKTNLEKYVSETLKVRAFPILITPVARRSFDANGNVQESHQVYSEIVRNVAGKMNVPLIDLDKESMALLQKMGVENSKLLFNKLEPGQHPNYPAGVDDNTHFNEYGARRMAELVLAELKKLNLELAARVVKR from the coding sequence ATGAGCCTATTTAATAAATTAAGATTTGCCGCCTTTTTTAGTGTTATCCTGCTAATGTCTTTCATGACTCCAGCCAAAAAAATTAAAGTTTATCTGGTTGGAGATTCTACAATGTCGGTAAAACTAATCTCCAAATACCCAGAAACAGGATGGGGAATGCCATTTGCTATTTTTTTTGATGAATCAGTAACTGTTGATAATCGCGCGCAAAATGGTCGAAGCACTAAGTCATTCATTACTGAGGGGCGTTGGAAATCTGTAACCGATAGTTTAAATGCGGGTGATTATGTTTTTATTCAGTTTGGTCATAATGATGAGGTAAAAACAAAAAAGACCTATACTACAGAAGATGAATTTAAAACGAACCTGGAGAAATATGTAAGCGAAACCCTAAAGGTTCGTGCTTTTCCCATACTGATTACACCGGTTGCTCGTCGTAGTTTTGATGCAAATGGCAATGTGCAGGAAAGCCACCAGGTATATTCAGAAATTGTTAGGAATGTGGCTGGAAAAATGAATGTCCCATTGATAGACCTTGATAAAGAAAGTATGGCATTATTGCAAAAGATGGGTGTAGAAAATTCAAAACTGTTATTTAATAAACTAGAGCCCGGCCAGCACCCAAATTATCCGGCAGGAGTAGATGATAATACTCACTTTAATGAATATGGAGCAAGGAGGATGGCTGAATTGGTATTGGCAGAACTTAAAAAATTGAACTTGGAGCTTGCAGCTCGAGTTGTAAAACGATAG
- a CDS encoding glycoside hydrolase 43 family protein encodes MIRYLILGGFLCSATLGASAQSIGAGKNYVSKVWVADQGNGTYKNPILDADYSDPDAIRVGDDFYLVASSFDAVPGLPILHSKDLVNWRIIGHALKRQPPFDHFAKTQHGNGVWAPAIRYHNNEFYIYYPDPDFGIYVTKAKNPQGPWSDPELIEAGKGLIDPCPLWDDNGKVYLAYAYAGSRAGIKSIIAVKQLNPEGTKTLDAGTIVYDGHETDPTIEGPKFYKRNGYYYIFAPAGGVSTGWQLVLRSKNIYGPYERRVVMDQGKSTVNGPHQGAWVDTQTGEDWFLHFQDKDAYGRVVHLQPMKWINDWPVIGLDKDGDGVGEPVMTYKKPNVGKVYPIETPAESDEFDTRAMGLQWQWQANPKATWSFMNVTKGALRLYSDQVPDSAKNYWDVPNILLQKFPTEEFKATTKLTFSPNAKIENEKAGLIIMGQSYANLSIKSKKDGNYLVYAVCKNAHKGNKEVETTLTKLNAASLYLRVNVSKGGKCKFSYSVDGKKFEDAGSEFIATPGQWIGAKIGLFCTREVKINDSGYADFDWFRIEPAK; translated from the coding sequence ATGATTAGGTATTTAATTCTAGGCGGATTTTTATGTAGCGCCACTCTAGGGGCTAGTGCCCAATCCATTGGGGCTGGTAAAAACTATGTTTCAAAAGTATGGGTAGCCGATCAGGGCAATGGTACTTACAAGAATCCAATTCTGGATGCCGATTATTCTGATCCGGATGCAATAAGAGTTGGAGATGATTTTTACCTTGTCGCCTCCAGCTTTGATGCGGTACCTGGATTGCCAATTCTCCATTCCAAAGATCTGGTAAACTGGCGCATCATTGGCCATGCGCTAAAACGCCAGCCTCCTTTTGATCATTTTGCTAAAACCCAACACGGTAACGGCGTATGGGCTCCTGCAATACGTTATCATAACAATGAGTTTTATATTTATTATCCAGACCCTGACTTTGGAATTTATGTAACCAAGGCAAAGAATCCGCAAGGACCCTGGTCTGACCCCGAGCTGATTGAAGCAGGTAAAGGTCTGATAGATCCATGCCCTTTATGGGATGACAATGGTAAAGTATATCTGGCGTATGCCTATGCAGGAAGCAGGGCAGGAATAAAAAGTATCATTGCTGTAAAACAACTTAATCCAGAGGGAACGAAAACGCTTGACGCAGGTACGATCGTATATGACGGACATGAAACTGACCCAACCATTGAAGGCCCGAAGTTTTATAAGCGCAATGGTTATTACTATATTTTCGCACCGGCAGGTGGTGTTTCTACAGGATGGCAGTTGGTATTGCGTTCCAAAAATATATATGGTCCTTACGAACGAAGAGTAGTAATGGATCAAGGTAAAAGCACCGTTAATGGTCCACACCAGGGAGCCTGGGTAGATACCCAAACAGGTGAGGATTGGTTCTTGCATTTTCAGGACAAAGATGCTTATGGCAGAGTTGTACACCTGCAACCCATGAAATGGATAAATGATTGGCCGGTTATAGGTCTTGATAAAGATGGCGATGGAGTTGGAGAGCCTGTAATGACTTATAAAAAGCCGAATGTCGGTAAAGTTTATCCAATAGAAACTCCTGCAGAAAGCGATGAGTTTGATACCAGAGCAATGGGGTTACAATGGCAATGGCAAGCAAATCCTAAAGCTACATGGTCGTTTATGAATGTAACAAAAGGTGCATTAAGGTTATACTCAGATCAGGTACCGGACAGTGCAAAGAATTATTGGGATGTGCCCAATATCCTGTTGCAGAAATTCCCAACCGAAGAATTTAAAGCAACAACAAAGCTTACTTTTTCACCCAATGCAAAAATTGAGAATGAAAAGGCAGGATTGATTATCATGGGACAGAGTTATGCTAACCTCTCCATTAAAAGTAAAAAGGATGGCAATTACCTGGTCTATGCGGTTTGTAAAAATGCCCACAAGGGAAATAAAGAAGTAGAAACAACGCTAACCAAGCTCAATGCAGCCTCGCTGTACTTGCGTGTAAACGTGAGCAAAGGAGGGAAGTGCAAATTCAGCTATAGTGTAGATGGGAAAAAATTTGAAGATGCAGGGAGCGAATTTATTGCAACACCCGGACAATGGATAGGGGCAAAAATAGGGCTGTTCTGCACCAGAGAAGTTAAAATTAATGATTCAGGATATGCCGATTTCGACTGGTTTAGAATAGAGCCGGCTAAGTAA